The nucleotide sequence CGGGCGCGTTCGTCGGCGCGATGGCGACGACCCTCGCGATCGGCGCGGGCCTCGTTCTCGGCAGCCTGCTCGCGACGCCGCAGGCGCGCCGTCACCTCCGCCGCCGGGCGAAGCGCGTGGTCGTGCAGTCGGTGCGGCTCGACACGACGCCGATCGGCATCATCCGCGACCCGTCAATGCTCGATCCGCCGGCGGGCTCGGGAGGATCTGCGTGAGGGAGCTCCTCCTCGTCTCGCATCCCGAGGCGACGCATCACGTCGAGGGCGGGGTCGGCGGCTGGCACGACTCCGAGCTGACCCCGCGCGGGCTCGCGCACGCGTCCCGCATCGCATCCGCGGTCGCGACGCGCGTGCCCCCGGGGACGCCGATCCTCACGTCGGATCTGCGGCGCACGCGGCAGACCGCCGACGCGATCGCCGCCCTCGTCGGCGGGAGCCCCACGGCGGTGCCCGAGCTGCGGGAGAAGTCCTACGGCGAGGGCGAGGGCCAGCCGGACGCGTGGTTCCGCGAGCGCTTCGTCCCGCCGCCTGCGCACGGCGAGCGGATGCATCACGACGAGGGTCTCGCGGGCGCCGAGACGAAGGCCGAGTGGGTCGCCCGCGTGTACCGCGGGATGGACGCTGTCATGGCCGACCCGGCGCCGCACCGCGTCATCGTCACGCACGGCGGGTCCGGCACGTTCGTCATCGCCCGGTGGATCGGCATGCCCCTCACTGCGCTCGACGTGGTGGGCTTCCGCCTGCCGGCCGGGAGCATCACGCACCTGGTGGAGGACGACGTGTTCCACAACCGCACGGTCGTGACGCTCGGCGAGACCGCGCACCTCGCGGGCTGAGGCCGGGAGGCGCGCGCCGCCCGCCGGGAGGCGCACGCAGCGGGCGTCTGGCACGGTGGTCGGATGAGGATCCTCGTGGTGGACGACGAGCGGCGGCTGGCCGACGGGATCCGGCGCGGGCTGCAGGCCGAGGGGTTCGCGGTCGACGTGGCGCACGACGGCGTCGACGGCCTGTGGTGGGCCCGCGAGAACCGCTACGACGCGATCCTCCTCGACCTGATGATGCCCGGCCTGAGCGGCTGGGCCGTGTGCCGCACGCTCCGCGAGGAGGGCGTCTGGACGCCCGTCCTCATCCTCACCGCCAAGGACGGCGACTGGGACGAGGTCGAGGCGCTCGAGGCGGGCGCCGACGACTTCGTCACCAAGCCGTTCGCGTTCCCCGTGCTGGTGGCGCGGATCCGCGCGCTCGTGCGCCGCGGCGCCCCGGCGCGGCCGGTCGCGCACCGCATCGGCGACCTCGTCGTGGATCCGGGTCCACGACGGGCTTCCCGCGGCGGCGAGGAGATCGAGCTGACGAGCCGCGAGTTCGCGGTGCTGGAGTTCCTCGCGCGGAACGCCGGCAGCGTCGTGTCCAAGCGAGAGGTGGTGGCGAACGTGTGGGACGACGACTTCGACGGCGACCCGTCCATCGTGGAGGTGTACGTGGCGCACCTCCGGCGGAAGCTCGACCGGCCGTACGGCACCGCGACCATCGAGACGGTGCGAGGCGCGGGCTACCGGATCGGCGGGTCCGATGCGTGAGCGGGGCCGTCGGCGCCGGTCCCTGCGCGTGCGCGCCACCACGGCGGTCGCCCTCCTCGCGCTCCTGCTCGGGGCCGTCGGCGCGGGCGCCTTCGCGCTGCTGCTCCGCGGATCCCTGGAGGACGGCGTGCGCGAGGCCGCGAGCCAGAGGCTCGAGACGGTGTCCGACGCGGTCGCCGCGGGCGGCCCGCAGGCCGTGGCCGACCTGGGCGACGACGACCTCGTGCAGGTGCTCGACGGCGACGGCCGCGTCATCGCGCACGGCGAGGACGCCGACGGTCCCGCGCTGTACGACGGCCGACGTGCCGACGACGTGGTCGTCGACGGCGAGCGCCGGCTGGTGGTCGCGGGCGACGTGGAGGACGCGGGCGACGTGACCGTGGTCGTCGCCGCGTCCCTCGAGGACGCCGACGACGCCGTCGCCGCGGTCGTGCGCCTGCTCGCCGTCGCCGTGCCGCTGGTCGTGGCGCTCGTGGCGCTGCTGGCGTGGGTGGTCGTGGGGCGCGCGCTCCGACCCGTGGAGCGGATCCGCCGCGATGCCGAGGCCGTCGGCTCGTCCCCCGGCGACGCCCGCATCGACGAGCCCGGCACCGGCGACGAGGTCGACCGCCTCGCGCGCACCCTCAACGGCATGCTCGCCCGCCTCGAGGCGGCCCGCACGGCGCAGCGGCGCTTCGTCTCCGACGCGTCGCACGAGCTGCGCTCCCCGCTCGCGACCGTGCGGCAGCACGCCGAGCTCGCGCGCATCCACCCGGATCGCACGAGCCTCGCCGAGCTCGCCGACGTGGTGCTCGACGAGGGCGCGCGGCAGCAGGACCTCGTCGACGCGCTCCTCGTGCTCAGCCGGCTCGACGAGGGCGCGGCGCTCGACGCGCGCCCCGTGGACCTCGACGACATCGCGCTGGAGGAGGTCGCGCGCCTGCGCGGGCGATGCGGCGTGCGCGTCGACGGATCCGGCATCCGGGCTGCCCGGGTCGATGGCGACGCGCGCCTCCTCGCGCTCGCGGTGCGCAACCTCGCGGAGAACGCGGCCCGGCACGCGGCGTCCACCGTGACCGTCACCACCGCGGCCACGGTCGAGGGCGTCGAGCTCGCGGTCGACGACGACGGACTCGGGATCCCCGCCGCCGAACGCGAGCGCGTGCTCGACCGGTTCGTGCGCCTCGACGAGGGGCGCGACCGCGACTCCGGCGGATCCGGGCTCGGCCTCGCCATCGTGCGCGCGGTCGCGGAGGCGCACGGCGGATCCGCCCGGGTGGAGGAGGCGCCGGGCGGCGGCGGCGCGCGCGTGGTGCTGCGACTGCCGGCCGCAGCGGCTTAGGGTCCGATTAAGGTGCCCCGGGTCAGGGTGGCCGCATGACCACGCACACGACATCGACCACCGCCCGCCGCGCCGCCCTGGCGCTCGCCCTCCCGCTGATCGGCGGCCTCGCCCTGGCGGGCTGCTCCGCGGGAGCCGCGCCCGTGTCCGCCCCGGGCACCGTCCCATCCGCCGCTTCCGCCCCGGCCGCAGGCGCCGACGGTGCCACGCCGCTCGCCGCCGACGGTGCGCTCGCCGCCGCCGTCGCGACCGCGATCGCGGCCGTCCCCGGCAGCGCGCTCCTCTCCGTCGACCAGGAGGCGGGCGGTACGTCGTGGGAGGTCGTCGTCGCCGAGCAGGACGGCCGCGAGCACGAGGTGCACACGGCCGTCGACGGATCCGCGGTCACCGCCGGTCCCGTCGCCGAAACCGCCGACGCGGACGACGTCGCCGAGAACCAGGCGCTGCTCCAGGGCGCCCGCACCGCGTACGCCGACGCCGCATCGGCCATGACGGGCGCCGTCGCCGGCACGGTCACCGAGCTCGGCCTCGACGAGGACGGCGGTCGGATCCTCTGGGAGGGCGACGTCGTCGATGCGTCGGGCATCACGCACGGCGTGCGGGTCGACGCGGGCTCGGGCGAGGTGGTCGACCAGAGCGTCGACGACTGAGGCCGGAGCGCCGTCCCCGGCGCCGGCGGGGATCCGCCGCCGGGGCCGGGCCTAGCCTGGGAGGACCTGTCCCCCCGAGGGACGCCACCCACTCGCGAGGAGGATCCCCATGGACGTGCACCCCGGAGTCAGCCTGCTGGACGACGACGTGCGGGACGCGCACGAGCTGTTCCGCTCGCTTCACGCGCACCCCGAGCTCTCGATGCAGGAGCACGCGACCGCGGCCGCGATCGAGGCGTACCTGGAGGCGATCGGCGCCGAGACGAGCCGCTGCGGCGGCACCGGCGTGGTGGGGATCCTCCGCAACGGCGACGGCCCGGTGGTCGCGTTCCGCGCCGACACCGACGGCCTCCCCATCCTCGAGGAGACGGGCCTCGCGCACGCCAGCCGCGACACGGGCATCGACCCGTCGGGACAGGAGGTGCCGACGATGCACGGCTGCGGCCACGACTTCCACGTCGCCGCCGCGCTCACCACCGCGCAGGCGCTCGCCGCGAACCGCGACGCGTGGGCCGGCACGATCGTCTTCGTGTTCCAGCCCGGCGAGGAGACCGGGGAGGGCGCCCGCGCCATGCTCGCCGACGGCCTCTGGGACCGGGCGCCCCGCCCCGAGGTGATCCTCGGCCAGCACGTCTTCCCGCTCCCCGTCGGCATGGTCGCCACGCGCGAGGGCGCGTTCATGAGCATGAGCGACTCGTGGAAGGTCACCGTGAAGGGCCGCGGCGCCCACGGGTCGCAGCCGCAGAACTCCATCGACCCGATCGTCGCGGCCAGCGCCATCGTGCTCCGCCTGCAGACGGTGGTCGCGCGCGAGCTGGATCCGCAGGCGGCGGCCGTCGTGACCGTCGGCACGTTCCAGGCGGGCACGAAGGAGAACATCATCCCCGAGCACGCCGTGCTCGGCCTCAGCATCCGCACGTTCGACCCGGCCGTGCGCGAGCGCGTCCTGGCGTCGGTCCGGCGGATCATCCTCGCCGAGGCCGCCGCGAGCGGGGCGCCGGAGCCCGAGATCGAGGAGATCGTGTCGTTCCCGCTCAACCGCAACGACCCCGAGGCGACGCGCGGGATCGTTGCGGCGCTCACCGCGCAGCTCGGCGAGGACATGGTCGAGGAGTCGCCGCCGATCATGGGCAGCGAGGACTTCGGGATCCTCGGCGAGGCGATCGGCGTGCCCACCGTCTACTGGGCGTTCGGCGGCGTCGAGGCGTCGGCGTTCGGCGGCGAGACCCCGCCGCCCGGCAACCACACGCCGCAGTTCGCGCCCACGATGGAGGGCACGATCGAGACGGGCGTCAAGGCCGCGACGGCCGCCCTGCTCTCGCGCGTCGGGGTGGGCCGCGCGTAGGTTCGAGGGACACGCACACGACAGGAGGCACCACCATGTCCGACGCACTCGTCGCCGGGGCCGTCGTCGCCCCGCTCGCCATCGCCTACGTCGCGCTCGTCGTGACGGCGCTCGTGCAGGTCGTCCGCGACCGCGCGCTGACCGGGCTCGCGCGGGACCTCTGGATCATCGGGATCGTGCTGTTCCCGATGATCGGCGCGATCGCCTGGTTCGGCATCGGCCACCGCACGCCCGAGGCGCAGCGCGCCGTCGACAGCCTGCGGCTCAGCCTGTAGTCACGGATCGGGGCTCCCATCGGATCCCCGCGCCCGCCGCTCGACCCCGGTCAGCGGCGGGCGCGCCTGTTCCGCCACGCGGACCACGCGCCGGTCGCCCACAGCGCCCAGAGCACGAGGAGCGGCTGGAAGACCAGCCGGATCGCCCGCGCGGCGTCGGTCTCGAGGCCGAACGCGGGCGTGCGGGTGACGAGCTGCGAGATGTTGCCCGGGAAGATCGCGATGAAGAACAGCGCGACCACGAGGCCCACCCACACGCGCCAGCGGCCGAGGAGCACGAGCGACAGGCCGAGCGTGATCTCCACGACGCCCGACGCGAGCACCACGAAGTCGGGGTCCATCGGCAGCCAGGTGGGCACCTGCGCCTGGAACGACTCCCGCGCGACCGTGAGGTGGCCGGTGCCGGCCATGATCAGCACGAGGCCGAGCAGGATCCGCCCGATCGTGCGCGGGATCGAGCGGCGTCCGCCATCCGGGGCGATGCGCTCGTCGGCGGTGGGGCGGGTCGCGGGGCTCGTGGTCATGCGCCCAGTCTGACGCGGGCCGGATGCGCGGCCCCTCCACGCGGATCCCCGTGGCAGCGCCTCTTCCCCGGGTGCCGGAACCGGTCCTGGGATCCCGCCATGACCGACCTCCCCGACATCGCGACCGGCGCGGACACCGACGTCCTCGGCCCCGACGACCGCCCCCGCCCGCCGCGCGCCGACGAGCGCGCCTGCCTCACCGGCTTCCTCGCGATGAACCGCGCCACCGTGATCCGCAAGGCCCGCGGCCTCACCGACGCCGACGCCGCGCGCCGCGTCCTCCCCAGCCTCACCTCGGTCGCGGGCGCGCTCCGGCACCTCGCCGACGTCGAGCGGTCGTGGACCGTCGAGCTCATGGAGGCCGGCGACTACGACCGGCGCTTCGGCGGGGACGACGACCCGGACGGCGAGTGGCGGGTGAGCCCGACCGACTCGCTCGCCGAGATCGTCGCGGACTACGCGCGCGCCTGCGCGGAGAGCGACGCCGTGATCGCCCGGCACGACCTCGACGACATCGCCGCCGCCGGACCGCCCGACGAGATGCCCTCGCTGCGCTGGATCGTCGTGCACCTCATCGAGGAGACCGCGCGCCACGCGGGCCACGTCGACGTCGTGCGGGAGCTGGTCGACGGCGTCACCGGCGAGTGATCCCATCGGCCCGGACACGGCTCACGGCAGCGTCGTGATCACGAAGGCGAGCCCGAAGAAGACCACGCCGAGGGCGATGAGCAGGAAGAGCCCGAGCGTCGGCCGCATCCGGAGCCGACGCCCGGCCGCCGCGACGCCGCGCGAGCGACGCGCGCGCCGGCGCGTGCGCCCCGGCTCCGGCACGGCGAGCGCCTCGTCGGACGCGGTGAGCACGGAACGCTCCTCGCCCTCGAGCGACCGCAGCCGGTCGTCGCGCCAGCGCTCCCAGCGGTCGACCTTCGCCATCAGGGCGGCGGTCGCGTCGATCACGTCGTGCCAGCGGCGGGGATCCAGCGTCACCATGTCGGCGGGCGAGCGCAGCAGCAGGCGGTCGCCGCGGATCTCCACGTCGAATCCGTCCACCCGGTCCACGAGCACGGCCATGACGTCCGGCGTGAAGAGGTAGAGGGCGTCGCGCTCGTAGCCGTCGGGGCAGTAGAGCGCCGCGTGCCGGTCGAAGTCGCCCTCGAGCTCGAGGCGCTGGTCGCGGGCGACGTCGATGGTCGGCGTCATCTCCCGGCGGAGGCGCGTGCGGTTCGAGATCACCTGGATGTGCGGCAGCTCGCGGCGGAGGCCGATCATCGCGTAGCCGCCGTACTGCGTGATGCCGTCGAACCGCGACCCCTGGTTGAGCTCGTGGTTGCCGAACTCGACGGGGCGCGCGGTGCGCGGCCGCATGACGCGGGTCACGAACATGCCGCGCGCGGCGGATCCCATGTGCCCGTCGGAGACCGGCCCCGGTGCGTAGCTCAGGCCGTTGATCCGCCCGAAGCGCGTGAGGCGGTAGTGGGAGCGGATCGTGCTGCGGCGGCGGCGGGTGCGGATGAGGCGCCACGCGAAGAAGACGCCGACCCCGAAGAGCGGGATCGCGAAGACGGTCATGCCCAGGGCGTCGCCGCGGGTCTCGGGGTCGTCGGTGACGATCGCCCCCAGGCCGCCGGTGAGCAGGAGGACGCCGCCGAGCGGGATCGCGAGCACGGCGAGGATGCCCAGGGCGATGCGGCCGAGCACGAACAGCGGCGAGACCAGGATCGGGAACCGCGCCGTGAACTCGCGCCGGAACCGGCGGAGGTCGTCGCGGGCGATGCGGTCGGTCAGCGGCGTCGTGTCCAGCTGCGGCCGGCTGGGCGCGTGCGTCGTCATGGATCCCCTCGTCCTCGCGGCGTCGCGGCCGCCCGTCCACCGTACCGAGGCGGCGCGGCGCCGCCCGGCGCGCGGACGCCCCCAGGTCGGGCGGCACGAGCGCGGGAGCGGGATCGCTCCTGCCGTTCGCGCGTTCGCGGCTCCTGCGCCCGTACCCTGACCCGATGGACCTGCAGCAGCT is from Clavibacter sp. A6099 and encodes:
- a CDS encoding histidine phosphatase family protein → MRELLLVSHPEATHHVEGGVGGWHDSELTPRGLAHASRIASAVATRVPPGTPILTSDLRRTRQTADAIAALVGGSPTAVPELREKSYGEGEGQPDAWFRERFVPPPAHGERMHHDEGLAGAETKAEWVARVYRGMDAVMADPAPHRVIVTHGGSGTFVIARWIGMPLTALDVVGFRLPAGSITHLVEDDVFHNRTVVTLGETAHLAG
- a CDS encoding response regulator transcription factor, whose translation is MRILVVDDERRLADGIRRGLQAEGFAVDVAHDGVDGLWWARENRYDAILLDLMMPGLSGWAVCRTLREEGVWTPVLILTAKDGDWDEVEALEAGADDFVTKPFAFPVLVARIRALVRRGAPARPVAHRIGDLVVDPGPRRASRGGEEIELTSREFAVLEFLARNAGSVVSKREVVANVWDDDFDGDPSIVEVYVAHLRRKLDRPYGTATIETVRGAGYRIGGSDA
- a CDS encoding sensor histidine kinase, which gives rise to MRATTAVALLALLLGAVGAGAFALLLRGSLEDGVREAASQRLETVSDAVAAGGPQAVADLGDDDLVQVLDGDGRVIAHGEDADGPALYDGRRADDVVVDGERRLVVAGDVEDAGDVTVVVAASLEDADDAVAAVVRLLAVAVPLVVALVALLAWVVVGRALRPVERIRRDAEAVGSSPGDARIDEPGTGDEVDRLARTLNGMLARLEAARTAQRRFVSDASHELRSPLATVRQHAELARIHPDRTSLAELADVVLDEGARQQDLVDALLVLSRLDEGAALDARPVDLDDIALEEVARLRGRCGVRVDGSGIRAARVDGDARLLALAVRNLAENAARHAASTVTVTTAATVEGVELAVDDDGLGIPAAERERVLDRFVRLDEGRDRDSGGSGLGLAIVRAVAEAHGGSARVEEAPGGGGARVVLRLPAAAA
- a CDS encoding PepSY domain-containing protein, translating into MTTHTTSTTARRAALALALPLIGGLALAGCSAGAAPVSAPGTVPSAASAPAAGADGATPLAADGALAAAVATAIAAVPGSALLSVDQEAGGTSWEVVVAEQDGREHEVHTAVDGSAVTAGPVAETADADDVAENQALLQGARTAYADAASAMTGAVAGTVTELGLDEDGGRILWEGDVVDASGITHGVRVDAGSGEVVDQSVDD
- a CDS encoding amidohydrolase; the protein is MDVHPGVSLLDDDVRDAHELFRSLHAHPELSMQEHATAAAIEAYLEAIGAETSRCGGTGVVGILRNGDGPVVAFRADTDGLPILEETGLAHASRDTGIDPSGQEVPTMHGCGHDFHVAAALTTAQALAANRDAWAGTIVFVFQPGEETGEGARAMLADGLWDRAPRPEVILGQHVFPLPVGMVATREGAFMSMSDSWKVTVKGRGAHGSQPQNSIDPIVAASAIVLRLQTVVARELDPQAAAVVTVGTFQAGTKENIIPEHAVLGLSIRTFDPAVRERVLASVRRIILAEAAASGAPEPEIEEIVSFPLNRNDPEATRGIVAALTAQLGEDMVEESPPIMGSEDFGILGEAIGVPTVYWAFGGVEASAFGGETPPPGNHTPQFAPTMEGTIETGVKAATAALLSRVGVGRA
- a CDS encoding PLDc N-terminal domain-containing protein is translated as MSDALVAGAVVAPLAIAYVALVVTALVQVVRDRALTGLARDLWIIGIVLFPMIGAIAWFGIGHRTPEAQRAVDSLRLSL
- a CDS encoding DoxX family protein gives rise to the protein MTTSPATRPTADERIAPDGGRRSIPRTIGRILLGLVLIMAGTGHLTVARESFQAQVPTWLPMDPDFVVLASGVVEITLGLSLVLLGRWRVWVGLVVALFFIAIFPGNISQLVTRTPAFGLETDAARAIRLVFQPLLVLWALWATGAWSAWRNRRARR
- a CDS encoding DinB family protein, with the translated sequence MTDLPDIATGADTDVLGPDDRPRPPRADERACLTGFLAMNRATVIRKARGLTDADAARRVLPSLTSVAGALRHLADVERSWTVELMEAGDYDRRFGGDDDPDGEWRVSPTDSLAEIVADYARACAESDAVIARHDLDDIAAAGPPDEMPSLRWIVVHLIEETARHAGHVDVVRELVDGVTGE